One region of Bombus affinis isolate iyBomAffi1 chromosome 5, iyBomAffi1.2, whole genome shotgun sequence genomic DNA includes:
- the LOC126916262 gene encoding bromodomain-containing protein 2-like isoform X3 has translation MQQVDAISQNNSLDVEERERLCNIPKTSAPGKTTTTPATPAKEPPPRDEPPVEPVNGVVQPPVVPPPNRPGRVTNQLQFLQKGVLKPVWKHQFAWPFQQPVDAKKLNLPDYHKIIKQPMDLGTIKKRLENTYYWSGKECIQDFNTMFTNCYVYNKPGEDVVVMAQALEKLFLTKVAQMPKEEVELEPPVPKGPKGKKAGRVGAPVGGVAGAAGGTGRGRPSSGAAAVTSSVPNSLTPSATSAGTTGVIPMPPLGTQAPASVPGSTNTTTIAPPSTMGVTPMATHNSLPQQVVPPTSGYHAQPAMDPQAASAVPPPPQVPTAPTVMPPSQPAKLKKGVKRKADTTTPTANSFEPLYKLDPKNAKIPTRRESGRQIKKPTRQAEDGLVPFHQANMPLIGAMAQQPQHTTGKSKEKLSEALKSCNEILKELFSKKHSGYAWPFYKPVDAELLGLHDYHDIIKKPMDLGTVKTKMDNREYKTAQEFASDVRLIFTNCYKYNPPDHDVVAMARKLQDVFEMRYAKIPDEPMGSMVGMKGSSSSASSSGSESSSESDDSDEERTQKLVALQQELKAMQEQMRKLVEESGKKKSKKKKPDKTKSRPMSNKSSSLVASHTGAMKELMKPSGGIPSVSDSVGASIASVAMGAGDLKMPGGMGGDLHHPAIAVGPNKTHATGSMSHHLPTAANAKPKGKGRGPGKAATANTANKRPKANSRSAGTKKKNASSQPPPITFDSEDEDNAKPMSYDEKRQLSLDINKLPGDKLGRVVHIIQSREPSLRDSNPDEIEIDFETLKPSTLRELESYVASCLRKKPHKKVSGKSKDEQMAEKKQELEKRLQDVTGQLGNVKKTAKKEDSSKSVDVVGTGGASGPSRLSASSSSSSDSDSSSSSLSSSSSDSSDSEAGNSSNRPPRKKTKKNTPSTGPPSTTTTVTSAPTLNHTGGLLMNSQPSTNSTGPITKPAVTQSSNVSSEQGGNSQQSVAVATVTTGQGMPVAGHASMPAQPPRSTTMVTTAPVKKPTPPPATTSNPPTPPPSVTPTNTNSIVASPVVPQPPQPPTSVSSFSNANTPVPTDGATLTQQSDLLQPYNTLAPVPTTQTSLEQTMSLKKKPHIPMIQTPHATNNNTNLNLLPDVKTPVNMMPASMASNLNLGNITMANLNMNLSQGLATHMSMHNQLESMINTTSPLTNIQNSHNATMSQQHSNGFSNIKRENSPPNMLNNNGIPGLNMGMNMTGMGSIFDPMPIVSMPMQISQMPIKKEEKSISVSQSQQMPQKSMDAGALFAEMSTGMPPMGNHSSSQLMPEKKMTPPDSKNPVSNFASAFKNKTVEQNVKNASSWSSLAQASSPQSAAGSSMKSAAQDSFQAFKKQAKEKQDRQRALLEQQEMRRQQKEQAERERLRQESERRREREEEDALDKVRKTVGDQQGNVMTATSRAEEVKAIVDTDSSSPSHSSGQDKAAAERERQRLREQERRRREAMAGQIDMNMQSDLMAAFEESL, from the exons ACAAGTGCACCTGGTAAGACAACGACTACACCAGCAACCCCGGCAAAGGAGCCACCACCACGTGATGAACCACCCGTGGAACCTGTGAATGGTGTAGTCCAACCACCTGTTGTGCCTCCACCTAATCGCCCAGGGCGTGTTACCAATCAACTGCAATTTCTTCAGAAAGGTGTACTCAAGCCGGTATGGAAGCATCAATTTGCGTGGCCTTTCCAGCAACCTGTAGATGCGAAAAAGCTCAATTTACCA GATTATCACAAAATTATAAAGCAGCCAATGGATTTGGGCACAATAAAAAAACGTTTAGAGAATACGTATTATTGGAGCGGGAAAGAATGTATTCAAGACTTCAATACAATGTTCACCAATTGTTATGTTTACAACAAACCTGGAGAAGATGTTGTGGTTATGGCACAAGCTCTCGAAAAATTATTTCTCACAAAG GTTGCACAAATGCCAAAAGAGGAGGTGGAACTCGAACCACCGGTTCCGAAAGGACCCAAGGGCAAAAAAGCTGGCAGAGTCGGTGCACCAGTAGGTGGTGTGGCAGGGGCTGCAGGAGGCACAGGTCGAGGTCGACCTTCCTCTGGTGCAGCTGCAGTTACTTCCAGTGTACCAAATAGCCTAACGCCTTCAGCTACATCAGCTGGGACAACAGGTGTAATTCCTATGCCTCCTCTTGGCACCCAAGCACCTGCATCTGTACCTGGGAGCACTAATACAACTACTATTGCTCCTCCATCAACCATGGGAGTTACTCCCATGGCTACACATAACTCTCTGCCTCAACAAGTGGTCCCTCCAACTAGCGGTTACCATGCCCAACCAGCAATGGATCCACAAGCAGCTTCTGCTGTGCCTCCTCCTCCACAAGTTCCCACTGCACCTACGGTAATGCCTCCATCTCAACCAGCAAAACTTAAAAAGGGAGTGAAGAGAAAGGCTGATACCACCACTCCTACTGCAAATTCTTTTGAACCTCTATATAAACTGGATCCTAAAAATGCCAAAATACCTACAAGGCGAGAGTCTGGCCGACAAATAAAGAAG CCAACGAGGCAAGCGGAAGACGGCTTAGTGCCATTCCACCAGGCCAACATGCCTCTGATCGGGGCAATGGCCCAACAG CCTCAGCATACTACTGGGAAGTCGAAAGAAAAACTTTCAGAAGCTTTGAAATCTTGTAATGAGATTTTGAAAGAATTATTCTCGAAGAAACATTCG GGATATGCATGGCCATTTTACAAACCAGTTGATGCAGAACTCTTGGGCCTCCACGATTATCATGATATTATCAAGAAACCAATGGACCTTGGTACTGTAAAG ACAAAAATGGATAATCGTGAATATAAGACAGCACAAGAGTTCGCTAGCGATGTGAGACTCATATTCACTAATTGTTATAAATACAATCCTCCTGATCATGACGTTGTTGCAATGGCTAGGAAACTACAAGATGTATTTGAAATGAGGTATGCGAAAATTCCGGATGAACCAATGGGAAGTATGGTTGGCATGAAGGGTAGCAGTAGTAGTGCTAGCAGTTCCGGATCTGAAAGTTCTTCTGAGAGTGATGATTCAGATGAAGAACGTACTCAAAAATTAGTTGCTTTACAGCAAGAGCTGAAAGCTATGCAAGAACAAATGAGGAAATTAGTGGAAGAAAGCGGTaagaagaaaagtaaaaaaaagaaaccaGATAAGACAAAGTCAAGGCCAATGAGCAATAAAAGTAGTAGCCTAGTTGCCAGTCATACTGGTGCCATGAAAGAACTAATGAAACCAAGTGGTGGAATCCCAAGTGTTTCTGATAGTGTTGGTGCTAGTATAGCCAGTGTCGCAATGGGAGCGGGTGATTTAAAAATGCCTGGTGGTATGGGTGGTGATCTTCATCATCCTGCAATAGCGGTAGGACCTAATAAAACTCATGCAACAGGAAGCATGAGTCATCATCTGCCAACGGCGGCAAATGCTAAGCCAAAGGGAAAAGGAAGAGGGCCTGGGAAAGCTGCAACAGCAAATACTGCAAATAAGAGGCCAAAAGCAAACAGCAGATCAGCTGGAACTAAGAAGAAAAACGCTAGTAGTCAACCGCCACCCATTACATTTGACTCAGAAGATGAAGATAATGCTAAGCCAATGTCTTACGATGAGAAAAGGCAACTTAGTTTGGATATTAATAAATTACCTG gAGATAAATTAGGACGTGTTGTGCATATAATACAATCTCGGGAGCCTTCATTAAGGGATTCCAATCCAGATGAAATTGAGATTGATTTTGAAACACTAAAACCATCCACACTGAGGGAATTAGAAAGCTATGTCGCTTCGTGTCTTAGAAAAAAGCCAC ATAAAAAGGTCAGTGGTAAATCTAAGGATGAACAAATGGCAGAGAAAAAACAGGAGCTAGAGAAAAGATTACAAGATGTTACAGGGCAATTAGGCAATGTTAAGAAGACAGCTAAAAAAG AGGACAGTAGTAAATCGGTCGATGTAGTTGGAACTGGAGGAGCTAGTGGGCCTTCGCGATTGTCAGCATCGAGCAGTAGTAGCAGTGATAGTGATTCCAGCAGTAGTTCTCTTTCTTCGAGCTCCAGTGATTCAAGCGACAGCGAAGCAG GAAACTCTTCCAATCGTCCTCCACGaaagaaaacaaagaagaaTACACCGAGTACAGGACCACCTTCGACAACGACTACGGTTACATCG GCACCTACATTGAATCATACCGGAGGTCTTTTAATGAACAGTCAACCTTCGACAAATTCTACGGGACCAATAACAAAACCAGCTGTAACGCAATCTAGCAACGTTTCTTCAGAACAAG GTGGTAATAGTCAACAGTCTGTGGCAGTAGCGACTGTTACAACTGGTCAAGGAATGCCTGTAGCAGGTCATGCATCCATGCCAGCGCAACCACCGCGATCCACGACTATGGTTACGACTGCTCCTGTAAAAAAACCTACACCGCCACCAGCAACTACATCTAATCCACCAACTCCACCACCGAGTGTTACACCTACAAATACGAATTCTATAGTAGCTTCACCGGTTGTGCCTCAGCCACCACAGCCACCGACATCCGTCAGTTCCTTCTCAAATGCAAACACACCTGTACCTACAGACGGAGCAACTTTAACTCAACAATCAGACCTTTTACAACCATACAATACTCTAG CTCCTGTGCCTACTACGCAAACGTCGCTGGAACAAACAatgtcattaaaaaaaaaaccgcACATACCAATGATTCAAACACCACATGCaacaaataataatacaaatttaaatCTACTGCCTGATGTAAAAACGCCAGTGAATATGATGCCTGCAAGTATGGCATCTAATTTAAATTTGGGAAATATTACCATGGCAAATCTTAATATGAATTTGTCACAAGGATTGGCCACGCATATGTCAATGCACAATCAACTAGAGAGTATGATAAATACAACATCACCATTGACCAATATACAAAATTCCCATAATGCTACGATGTCGCAACAGCATTCCAATGGATTTTCCAATATTAAGCGTGAGAATTCTCCGCCCAATATGTTGAATAATAATGGTATACCTGGTCTTAATATGGGGATGAATATGACTGGAATGGGTTCAATTTTTGATCCTATGCCTATCGTTTCTATGCCAATGCAAATATCTCAGATGCCAatcaagaaagaagaaaaatcgatATCAGTTTCTCAGTCACAACAGATGCCACAAAAATCTATGGATG CCGGAGCTCTTTTTGCAGAAATGAGTACAGGAATGCCACCAATGGGAAATCATTCGAGTTCGCAGCTCATGCCTGAGAAAAAGATGACACCACCTGATTCGAAAAATCCTGTGTCGAATTTTGCCTCAGCTTTTAAAAACAAG ACTGTAGAACAAAATGTGAAAAATGCTTCATCGTGGTCATCTTTGGCACAAGCATCGAGTCCTCAATCTGCGGCGGGAAGTAGTATGAAAAGCGCTGCACAGGATTCATTCCAAGCATTCAAAAAGCAAGCAAAGGAAAAACAAGATAGG CAAAGAGCTCTATTGGAACAACAAGAAATGCGTAGACAACAGAAAGAACAAGCGGAACGAGAGCGCTTACGTCAAGAGagcgaaagaagaagagaacgcGAAGAAGAAGATGCATTAGATAAAGTTAGGAAAACCGTCGGTGATCAACAAGGAAACGTCATGACTGCTACATCAAGGGCAGAAGAGGTCAAAGCTATTGTCGATACCGATAGTAGTAGTCCAAGTCATTCATCCGGTCAAGACAAGGCTGCGGCTGAAAGGGAACGTCAAAGACTACGAGAACAAGAACGACGACGGCGCGAGGCG aTGGCTGGACAAATTGACATGAACATGCAAAGTGATTTGATGGCTGCGTTTGAGGAAtcgttataa
- the LOC126916262 gene encoding bromodomain-containing protein 2-like isoform X2: protein MSERSEAKMQQVDAISQNNSLDVEERERLCNIPKTSAPGKTTTTPATPAKEPPPRDEPPVEPVNGVVQPPVVPPPNRPGRVTNQLQFLQKGVLKPVWKHQFAWPFQQPVDAKKLNLPDYHKIIKQPMDLGTIKKRLENTYYWSGKECIQDFNTMFTNCYVYNKPGEDVVVMAQALEKLFLTKVAQMPKEEVELEPPVPKGPKGKKAGRVGAPVGGVAGAAGGTGRGRPSSGAAAVTSSVPNSLTPSATSAGTTGVIPMPPLGTQAPASVPGSTNTTTIAPPSTMGVTPMATHNSLPQQVVPPTSGYHAQPAMDPQAASAVPPPPQVPTAPTVMPPSQPAKLKKGVKRKADTTTPTANSFEPLYKLDPKNAKIPTRRESGRQIKKPTRQAEDGLVPFHQANMPLIGAMAQQPQHTTGKSKEKLSEALKSCNEILKELFSKKHSGYAWPFYKPVDAELLGLHDYHDIIKKPMDLGTVKTKMDNREYKTAQEFASDVRLIFTNCYKYNPPDHDVVAMARKLQDVFEMRYAKIPDEPMGSMVGMKGSSSSASSSGSESSSESDDSDEERTQKLVALQQELKAMQEQMRKLVEESGKKKSKKKKPDKTKSRPMSNKSSSLVASHTGAMKELMKPSGGIPSVSDSVGASIASVAMGAGDLKMPGGMGGDLHHPAIAVGPNKTHATGSMSHHLPTAANAKPKGKGRGPGKAATANTANKRPKANSRSAGTKKKNASSQPPPITFDSEDEDNAKPMSYDEKRQLSLDINKLPGDKLGRVVHIIQSREPSLRDSNPDEIEIDFETLKPSTLRELESYVASCLRKKPHKKVSGKSKDEQMAEKKQELEKRLQDVTGQLGNVKKTAKKEDSSKSVDVVGTGGASGPSRLSASSSSSSDSDSSSSSLSSSSSDSSDSEAGNSSNRPPRKKTKKNTPSTGPPSTTTTVTSAPTLNHTGGLLMNSQPSTNSTGPITKPAVTQSSNVSSEQGGNSQQSVAVATVTTGQGMPVAGHASMPAQPPRSTTMVTTAPVKKPTPPPATTSNPPTPPPSVTPTNTNSIVASPVVPQPPQPPTSVSSFSNANTPVPTDGATLTQQSDLLQPYNTLAPVPTTQTSLEQTMSLKKKPHIPMIQTPHATNNNTNLNLLPDVKTPVNMMPASMASNLNLGNITMANLNMNLSQGLATHMSMHNQLESMINTTSPLTNIQNSHNATMSQQHSNGFSNIKRENSPPNMLNNNGIPGLNMGMNMTGMGSIFDPMPIVSMPMQISQMPIKKEEKSISVSQSQQMPQKSMDEMSTGMPPMGNHSSSQLMPEKKMTPPDSKNPVSNFASAFKNKTVEQNVKNASSWSSLAQASSPQSAAGSSMKSAAQDSFQAFKKQAKEKQDRQRALLEQQEMRRQQKEQAERERLRQESERRREREEEDALDKVRKTVGDQQGNVMTATSRAEEVKAIVDTDSSSPSHSSGQDKAAAERERQRLREQERRRREAMAGQIDMNMQSDLMAAFEESL, encoded by the exons ACAAGTGCACCTGGTAAGACAACGACTACACCAGCAACCCCGGCAAAGGAGCCACCACCACGTGATGAACCACCCGTGGAACCTGTGAATGGTGTAGTCCAACCACCTGTTGTGCCTCCACCTAATCGCCCAGGGCGTGTTACCAATCAACTGCAATTTCTTCAGAAAGGTGTACTCAAGCCGGTATGGAAGCATCAATTTGCGTGGCCTTTCCAGCAACCTGTAGATGCGAAAAAGCTCAATTTACCA GATTATCACAAAATTATAAAGCAGCCAATGGATTTGGGCACAATAAAAAAACGTTTAGAGAATACGTATTATTGGAGCGGGAAAGAATGTATTCAAGACTTCAATACAATGTTCACCAATTGTTATGTTTACAACAAACCTGGAGAAGATGTTGTGGTTATGGCACAAGCTCTCGAAAAATTATTTCTCACAAAG GTTGCACAAATGCCAAAAGAGGAGGTGGAACTCGAACCACCGGTTCCGAAAGGACCCAAGGGCAAAAAAGCTGGCAGAGTCGGTGCACCAGTAGGTGGTGTGGCAGGGGCTGCAGGAGGCACAGGTCGAGGTCGACCTTCCTCTGGTGCAGCTGCAGTTACTTCCAGTGTACCAAATAGCCTAACGCCTTCAGCTACATCAGCTGGGACAACAGGTGTAATTCCTATGCCTCCTCTTGGCACCCAAGCACCTGCATCTGTACCTGGGAGCACTAATACAACTACTATTGCTCCTCCATCAACCATGGGAGTTACTCCCATGGCTACACATAACTCTCTGCCTCAACAAGTGGTCCCTCCAACTAGCGGTTACCATGCCCAACCAGCAATGGATCCACAAGCAGCTTCTGCTGTGCCTCCTCCTCCACAAGTTCCCACTGCACCTACGGTAATGCCTCCATCTCAACCAGCAAAACTTAAAAAGGGAGTGAAGAGAAAGGCTGATACCACCACTCCTACTGCAAATTCTTTTGAACCTCTATATAAACTGGATCCTAAAAATGCCAAAATACCTACAAGGCGAGAGTCTGGCCGACAAATAAAGAAG CCAACGAGGCAAGCGGAAGACGGCTTAGTGCCATTCCACCAGGCCAACATGCCTCTGATCGGGGCAATGGCCCAACAG CCTCAGCATACTACTGGGAAGTCGAAAGAAAAACTTTCAGAAGCTTTGAAATCTTGTAATGAGATTTTGAAAGAATTATTCTCGAAGAAACATTCG GGATATGCATGGCCATTTTACAAACCAGTTGATGCAGAACTCTTGGGCCTCCACGATTATCATGATATTATCAAGAAACCAATGGACCTTGGTACTGTAAAG ACAAAAATGGATAATCGTGAATATAAGACAGCACAAGAGTTCGCTAGCGATGTGAGACTCATATTCACTAATTGTTATAAATACAATCCTCCTGATCATGACGTTGTTGCAATGGCTAGGAAACTACAAGATGTATTTGAAATGAGGTATGCGAAAATTCCGGATGAACCAATGGGAAGTATGGTTGGCATGAAGGGTAGCAGTAGTAGTGCTAGCAGTTCCGGATCTGAAAGTTCTTCTGAGAGTGATGATTCAGATGAAGAACGTACTCAAAAATTAGTTGCTTTACAGCAAGAGCTGAAAGCTATGCAAGAACAAATGAGGAAATTAGTGGAAGAAAGCGGTaagaagaaaagtaaaaaaaagaaaccaGATAAGACAAAGTCAAGGCCAATGAGCAATAAAAGTAGTAGCCTAGTTGCCAGTCATACTGGTGCCATGAAAGAACTAATGAAACCAAGTGGTGGAATCCCAAGTGTTTCTGATAGTGTTGGTGCTAGTATAGCCAGTGTCGCAATGGGAGCGGGTGATTTAAAAATGCCTGGTGGTATGGGTGGTGATCTTCATCATCCTGCAATAGCGGTAGGACCTAATAAAACTCATGCAACAGGAAGCATGAGTCATCATCTGCCAACGGCGGCAAATGCTAAGCCAAAGGGAAAAGGAAGAGGGCCTGGGAAAGCTGCAACAGCAAATACTGCAAATAAGAGGCCAAAAGCAAACAGCAGATCAGCTGGAACTAAGAAGAAAAACGCTAGTAGTCAACCGCCACCCATTACATTTGACTCAGAAGATGAAGATAATGCTAAGCCAATGTCTTACGATGAGAAAAGGCAACTTAGTTTGGATATTAATAAATTACCTG gAGATAAATTAGGACGTGTTGTGCATATAATACAATCTCGGGAGCCTTCATTAAGGGATTCCAATCCAGATGAAATTGAGATTGATTTTGAAACACTAAAACCATCCACACTGAGGGAATTAGAAAGCTATGTCGCTTCGTGTCTTAGAAAAAAGCCAC ATAAAAAGGTCAGTGGTAAATCTAAGGATGAACAAATGGCAGAGAAAAAACAGGAGCTAGAGAAAAGATTACAAGATGTTACAGGGCAATTAGGCAATGTTAAGAAGACAGCTAAAAAAG AGGACAGTAGTAAATCGGTCGATGTAGTTGGAACTGGAGGAGCTAGTGGGCCTTCGCGATTGTCAGCATCGAGCAGTAGTAGCAGTGATAGTGATTCCAGCAGTAGTTCTCTTTCTTCGAGCTCCAGTGATTCAAGCGACAGCGAAGCAG GAAACTCTTCCAATCGTCCTCCACGaaagaaaacaaagaagaaTACACCGAGTACAGGACCACCTTCGACAACGACTACGGTTACATCG GCACCTACATTGAATCATACCGGAGGTCTTTTAATGAACAGTCAACCTTCGACAAATTCTACGGGACCAATAACAAAACCAGCTGTAACGCAATCTAGCAACGTTTCTTCAGAACAAG GTGGTAATAGTCAACAGTCTGTGGCAGTAGCGACTGTTACAACTGGTCAAGGAATGCCTGTAGCAGGTCATGCATCCATGCCAGCGCAACCACCGCGATCCACGACTATGGTTACGACTGCTCCTGTAAAAAAACCTACACCGCCACCAGCAACTACATCTAATCCACCAACTCCACCACCGAGTGTTACACCTACAAATACGAATTCTATAGTAGCTTCACCGGTTGTGCCTCAGCCACCACAGCCACCGACATCCGTCAGTTCCTTCTCAAATGCAAACACACCTGTACCTACAGACGGAGCAACTTTAACTCAACAATCAGACCTTTTACAACCATACAATACTCTAG CTCCTGTGCCTACTACGCAAACGTCGCTGGAACAAACAatgtcattaaaaaaaaaaccgcACATACCAATGATTCAAACACCACATGCaacaaataataatacaaatttaaatCTACTGCCTGATGTAAAAACGCCAGTGAATATGATGCCTGCAAGTATGGCATCTAATTTAAATTTGGGAAATATTACCATGGCAAATCTTAATATGAATTTGTCACAAGGATTGGCCACGCATATGTCAATGCACAATCAACTAGAGAGTATGATAAATACAACATCACCATTGACCAATATACAAAATTCCCATAATGCTACGATGTCGCAACAGCATTCCAATGGATTTTCCAATATTAAGCGTGAGAATTCTCCGCCCAATATGTTGAATAATAATGGTATACCTGGTCTTAATATGGGGATGAATATGACTGGAATGGGTTCAATTTTTGATCCTATGCCTATCGTTTCTATGCCAATGCAAATATCTCAGATGCCAatcaagaaagaagaaaaatcgatATCAGTTTCTCAGTCACAACAGATGCCACAAAAATCTATGGATG AAATGAGTACAGGAATGCCACCAATGGGAAATCATTCGAGTTCGCAGCTCATGCCTGAGAAAAAGATGACACCACCTGATTCGAAAAATCCTGTGTCGAATTTTGCCTCAGCTTTTAAAAACAAG ACTGTAGAACAAAATGTGAAAAATGCTTCATCGTGGTCATCTTTGGCACAAGCATCGAGTCCTCAATCTGCGGCGGGAAGTAGTATGAAAAGCGCTGCACAGGATTCATTCCAAGCATTCAAAAAGCAAGCAAAGGAAAAACAAGATAGG CAAAGAGCTCTATTGGAACAACAAGAAATGCGTAGACAACAGAAAGAACAAGCGGAACGAGAGCGCTTACGTCAAGAGagcgaaagaagaagagaacgcGAAGAAGAAGATGCATTAGATAAAGTTAGGAAAACCGTCGGTGATCAACAAGGAAACGTCATGACTGCTACATCAAGGGCAGAAGAGGTCAAAGCTATTGTCGATACCGATAGTAGTAGTCCAAGTCATTCATCCGGTCAAGACAAGGCTGCGGCTGAAAGGGAACGTCAAAGACTACGAGAACAAGAACGACGACGGCGCGAGGCG aTGGCTGGACAAATTGACATGAACATGCAAAGTGATTTGATGGCTGCGTTTGAGGAAtcgttataa